A single genomic interval of Zingiber officinale cultivar Zhangliang chromosome 4A, Zo_v1.1, whole genome shotgun sequence harbors:
- the LOC121971717 gene encoding inositol-3-phosphate synthase, whose translation MFVEKFRVESPNVRYGEEEIEAVYHYETTDLVHESRDGAYQWIVRPKRVRYDFKTQTRVPKLGVMLVGWGGNNGSTLTAGVIANREGISWVTKDKVQQADYFGSLTQASTIRVGSYNGEEIYAPFKSLLPMVNPDDIVFGGWDISNMNMADAMGRAKVLDIDLQKQLRPYMESMVPLPGIFEPDFVAANQGARANNVIKGTKSEQVQQIIKDIREFKEQTQVDKVVVLWTANTERYSNVIVGLNDTMENLMASLEKNETEISPSTLYGIACVLENVPYINGSPQNTFVPGLIEMAIQRNSLIGGDDFKSGQTKMKSVLVEFLVGAGIKPTSIVSYNHLGNNDGMNLSAPQTFRSKEISKSNVVDDMVSSNGILYEPGEHPDHVIVIKYVPYVGDSKRAMDEYTSEIFMGGRSTIVLHNTCEDSLLAAPIILDLVLLAELSTRIQLKEEGEGKFHSFHPVSAILSYLTKAPLVPPSTPVVNALAKQRAMLENILRACVGLAPENNMNLEYK comes from the exons ATGTTTGTGGAGAAGTTTAGAGTGGAGAGCCCCAACGTGAGGTATGGGGAGGAGGAGATCGAGGCGGTGTACCACTACGAGACGACGGATCTGGTGCACGAGAGCCGGGACGGTGCTTACCAATGGATCGTACGCCCCAAGAGAGTCCGATACGACTTCAAGACCCAAACCCGCGTCCCCAAGCTCGG TGTGATGCTCGTGGGATGGGGTGGGAACAACGGTTCTACCCTCACCGCCGGAGTTATCGCCAACCGAGA GGGCATCTCTTGggtaaccaaggacaaggtgcaGCAGGCCGACTATTTTGGATCGCTGACCCAGGCTTCTACCATCAGGGTTGGCTCCTACAATGGGGAGGAAATCTATGCCCCTTTCAAGAGTCTCCTTCCTAtg GTTAATCCAGATGATATAGTGTTCGGTGGATGGGATATTAGTAACATGAACATGGCAGATGCCATGGGCAGAGCCAAGGTCCTGGACATAGACCTGCAGAAGCAGCTTAGGCCCTACATGGAGTCCATGGTCCCCTTGCCTGGAATCTTCGAACCCGACTTTGTTGCGGCAAACCAAGGTGCCCGGGCCAACAATGTCATCAAGGGAACCAAGTCGGAGCAAGTCCAACAAATCATCAAGGATATAAG GGAATTTAAGGAGCAGACTCAGGTGGATAAAGTGGTTGTGCTGTGGACAGCCAACACAGAGAGGTATAGCAACGTGATTGTTGGTCTGAACGACACCATGGAGAATCTCATGGCCTCACTTGAGAAGAATGAAACCGAGATATCTCCTTCCACATTGTATGGTATAGCGTGTGTTCTGGAGAATGTTCCTTACATTAACGGGAGTCCACAAAATACCTTTGTGCCTG GGCTCATTGAGATGGCCATTCAAAGAAACAGTCTTATAGGAGGAGATGACTTCAAGAGTGGGCAGACCAAAATGAAATCTGTCTTAGTTGAATTTTTGGTCGGGGCAGGAATCAAG CCAACATCTATTGTTAGCTACAACCATCTGGGAAATAATGATGGGATGAACCTATCTGCCCCACAAACCTTCCGATCCAAGGAGATCTCAAAGAGCAATGTCGTTGACGACATGGTCTCCAGTAATGGCATCCTTTATGAGCCCGGGGAGCACCCTGATCATGTCATTGTCATCAAG TATGTACCATATGTTGGTGACAGCAAGAGGGCTATGGACGAATACACGTCCGAGATATTCATGGGTGGAAGGAGCACTATAGTTCTTCACAACACCTGCGAGGATTCCCTGTTGGCAGCTCCCATAATTTTGGATCTTGTCTTGCTTGCTGAACTGAGTACTAGGATTCAGCTTAAGGAGGAGGGAGAA GGCAAATTCCACTCTTTCCATCCAGTCTCTGCAATCCTCAGTTACCTTACCAAAGCTCCACTT GTTCCTCCCAGCACACCGGTGGTGAATGCTCTGGCGAAGCAGAGGGCCATGCTGGAGAACATACTCAGGGCTTGCGTTGGCCTGGCTCCTGAGAACAACATGAACCTGGAGTACAAGTGA
- the LOC121971716 gene encoding uncharacterized protein LOC121971716, whose protein sequence is MVSLQTAISPAEEEEEKPCVELESRMVTRKRKSPAVEACKSAKKAREEEKGGVMELNLLDAHPEIKSEVDPRAMKVSLNLDLELNLSSTQSETGCVSKGEEKEEDEVKRTTEEEIEEMVATVCMRCHMLVMMTKVALSCPNCKFVHAPDQSSSLALIKSV, encoded by the exons ATGGTGTCCTTGCAAACAGCCATCTCCCCcgcggaggaggaagaggagaagccgTGCGTGGAGCTCGAGAGCCGCATGGTGACGAGGAAAAGGAAGTCGCCGGCCGTGGAGGCATGCAAGTCGGCAAAGAAAGCTAGAGAGGAGGAAAAGGGAGGTGTCATGGAGCTTAACCTCCTCGATGCTCACCCAGAAATCAAG TCAGAGGTCGACCCTAGAGCAATGAAGGTGAGCTTGAACCTTGACCTTGAGCTCAACTTGTCAAGCACCCAGTCGGAGACGGGTTGTGTCtccaaaggagaagagaaagaagaagacgaGGTAAAGAGGACAACGGAGGAGGAGATAGAAGAGATGGTGGCGACGGTGTGCATGCGTTGCCACATGCTGGTGATGATGACCAAGGTCGCCTTGTCGTGTCCCAATTGCAAGTTTGTGCACGCACCGGACCAGAGTTCATCCTTAGCCTTGATCAAATCGGTCTAG
- the LOC121971718 gene encoding UBP1-associated protein 2A-like, whose product MGKSRAKKNRSNNRSNKRRKLGLKPTNQRQQRALLPGNRVEHQEDPVLFGGGEEDSPVPVSSPVPASSPVPVSSPDQIQPLLESYNKDQLIGFLLDAVAADASFLAHINALADRVISHRKVFVHGLSWDSTRETLLQVFEPYGDIEDCNVVVDKVTGRTKGYGFVLFRTRASAVKALKEPEKKIKNRMTHCQLASIGPPVVACSVGDSSGRKVYISNVHIEATRDSLRAFFSQFGEIEGGPFGFDINTGKSRGFAIFVYKTQEGARKALEEPYKMFEGHQLNCRLAFEQGQKEKVPVAANPAVLASNPTVLASTPTIAAPSLAATPPSVLAAVAAAQNIALYNQNPAAYHALLGQNPLLAAAAPNPAIATAALNPTAGLLASQGQHGVVGIGSGTLAFPGVYGSQALAGLQGLQSYQGAFYGQSSSMRPSGSFGGFP is encoded by the coding sequence ATGGGGAAGTCGCGAGCCAAGAAGAATCGTTCTAACAATCGCAGCAACAAGAGGCGTAAGCTTGGGCTAAAGCCAACGAATCAGCGGCAGCAGCGGGCTTTGCTCCCTGGTAACCGCGTTGAGCACCAGGAGGACCCCGTTCTGTTTGGCGGCGGCGAAGAAGACTCTCCTGTTCCAGTTTCTTCTCCTGTTCCAGCTTCTTCTCCTGTTCCAGTTTCTTCCCCTGATCAGATCCAGCCCCTTCTCGAGTCGTACAACAAGGACCAGCTCATCGGCTTCCTCCTCGACGCTGTTGCTGCCGATGCGTCCTTCCTCGCGCACATCAACGCCTTGGCGGATCGCGTCATCTCCCATCGCAAGGTCTTCGTGCATGGTCTCAGTTGGGATTCCACTCGCGAGACCCTGCTGCAGGTCTTCGAGCCCTACGGCGATATTGAGGACTGCAACGTGGTTGTGGATAAGGTAACTGGGCGCACCAAAGGCTACGGATTTGTTCTATTCCGCACTCGCGCCAGCGCGGTTAAGGCTCTCAAGGAGCCCGAGAAGAAGATCAAAAACCGCATGACCCATTGCCAGCTCGCATCCATCGGACCCCCTGTTGTTGCTTGTTCCGTCGGTGACAGCTCTGGACGGAAGGTGTACATCAGCAATGTTCACATCGAAGCCACGCGTGATAGTCTCAGGGCCTTCTTCTCCCAGTTCGGGGAGATTGAGGGGGGTCCTTTTGGTTTTGATATTAATACGGGTAAATCAAGGGGTTTCGCTATCTTCGTCTATAAGACCCAGGAAGGGGCGAGAAAAGCACTTGAGGAGCCGTACAAAATGTTCGAGGGCCACCAGCTGAACTGCCGACTAGCTTTCGAACAAGGGCAGAAGGAAAAGGTACCGGTTGCTGCCAATCCCGCAGTTTTGGCTTCGAATCCCACTGTTCTGGCTTCAACCCCGACAATTGCAGCTCCCTCTCTGGCTGCGACTCCGCCGTCTGTATTGGCTGCTGTGGCAGCTGCACAGAACATAGCGCTGTACAACCAGAACCCAGCAGCTTACCATGCTTTGCTTGGACAAAACCCTCTATTAGCAGCAGCTGCACCTAATCCAGCAATTGCTACAGCAGCTCTGAACCCCACAGCTGGATTACTCGCATCACAGGGTCAACATGGAGTAGTAGGCATTGGAAGTGGAACTCTTGCATTTCCAGGCGTTTATGGTTCTCAGGCATTGGCGGGTCTGCAAGGATTACAGTCATATCAAGGTGCCTTTTACGGGCAGTCATCATCCATGAGGCCTAGCGGGTCTTTTGGAGGATTTCCTTGA
- the LOC121971715 gene encoding pterin-4-alpha-carbinolamine dehydratase 2, mitochondrial-like isoform X3, whose translation MDDLASKKCAPCNAKDLQAMSEQSANELLAQVQGWGLLTEGGILKLHRSWKVKSFTKGLEFFKLVAEIAEAEGHHPDLHLVGWNNVKIDLWTHSVGGLTENDFILAAKINSLKIEHLLKRKTAR comes from the exons ATGGATG ATTTAGCTAGCAAGAAATGTGCACCATGTAATGCAAAGGATTTACAAGCAATGTCTGAGCAATCAGCTAATGAACTACTTGCACAG GTTCAGGGATGGGGATTGCTAACTGAAGGAGGTATTCTGAAGTTACACCGATCATGGAAAGTGAAGAGCTTTACAAAAGGATTGGAGTTCTTTAAACTTGTAGCAGAAATTGCTGAGGCAGAAG GTCATCATCCTGATCTTCATCTGGTTGGTTGGAATAATGTCAAAATTGACTTGTGGACTCATTCAGTTG GAGGGCTTACTGAGAACGACTTTATTCTCGCTGCAAAGATCAATTCCCTCAAGATTGAACATCTTCTGAAGAGAAAAACCGCGCGTTGA
- the LOC121971715 gene encoding pterin-4-alpha-carbinolamine dehydratase 2, mitochondrial-like isoform X1, giving the protein MNRVLQTRFFSLANVSFLKAASLFADGCSGHGVVKLQQGHVSLPSNRRVVCGFSSCSLSQDLASKKCAPCNAKDLQAMSEQSANELLAQVQGWGLLTEGGILKLHRSWKVKSFTKGLEFFKLVAEIAEAEGHHPDLHLVGWNNVKIDLWTHSVGGLTENDFILAAKINSLKIEHLLKRKTAR; this is encoded by the exons ATGAATCGTGTGCTACAAACGCGCTTCTTCTCTCTCGCCAAT GTGTCCTTTTTGAAAGCCGCTTCGCTCTTTGCCGATGGATG TTCAGGTCATGGAGTTGTCAAACTGCAACAAGGCCATGTTAGCCTACCATCTAATAGGAGAGTTGTCTGTGGATTTAGTTCTTGTTCTTTGTCCCAAG ATTTAGCTAGCAAGAAATGTGCACCATGTAATGCAAAGGATTTACAAGCAATGTCTGAGCAATCAGCTAATGAACTACTTGCACAG GTTCAGGGATGGGGATTGCTAACTGAAGGAGGTATTCTGAAGTTACACCGATCATGGAAAGTGAAGAGCTTTACAAAAGGATTGGAGTTCTTTAAACTTGTAGCAGAAATTGCTGAGGCAGAAG GTCATCATCCTGATCTTCATCTGGTTGGTTGGAATAATGTCAAAATTGACTTGTGGACTCATTCAGTTG GAGGGCTTACTGAGAACGACTTTATTCTCGCTGCAAAGATCAATTCCCTCAAGATTGAACATCTTCTGAAGAGAAAAACCGCGCGTTGA
- the LOC121971715 gene encoding pterin-4-alpha-carbinolamine dehydratase 2, mitochondrial-like isoform X2 yields MDGHGVVKLQQGHVSLPSNRRVVCGFSSCSLSQDLASKKCAPCNAKDLQAMSEQSANELLAQVQGWGLLTEGGILKLHRSWKVKSFTKGLEFFKLVAEIAEAEGHHPDLHLVGWNNVKIDLWTHSVGGLTENDFILAAKINSLKIEHLLKRKTAR; encoded by the exons ATGGATG GTCATGGAGTTGTCAAACTGCAACAAGGCCATGTTAGCCTACCATCTAATAGGAGAGTTGTCTGTGGATTTAGTTCTTGTTCTTTGTCCCAAG ATTTAGCTAGCAAGAAATGTGCACCATGTAATGCAAAGGATTTACAAGCAATGTCTGAGCAATCAGCTAATGAACTACTTGCACAG GTTCAGGGATGGGGATTGCTAACTGAAGGAGGTATTCTGAAGTTACACCGATCATGGAAAGTGAAGAGCTTTACAAAAGGATTGGAGTTCTTTAAACTTGTAGCAGAAATTGCTGAGGCAGAAG GTCATCATCCTGATCTTCATCTGGTTGGTTGGAATAATGTCAAAATTGACTTGTGGACTCATTCAGTTG GAGGGCTTACTGAGAACGACTTTATTCTCGCTGCAAAGATCAATTCCCTCAAGATTGAACATCTTCTGAAGAGAAAAACCGCGCGTTGA